One window of Trichoderma breve strain T069 chromosome 3, whole genome shotgun sequence genomic DNA carries:
- a CDS encoding RNA dependent RNA polymerase domain-containing protein — translation MSGPLGSQGQNRSTLELDRIISRLNDDFALQLCKPDVTLSPRKYRERQRSDEEARIDDIYQKIQQLHYRGDNRPTRYLSTSLRALLQERLLRILRDINGLESKQLSKRMSEVTANHSQKRPKGQPPHRYEHHDAVDALPVRSSGSFADSGVSLASGSHRSIGEVIQPLAQEPSFDQTFGSSRASFPSEVFSSKNTQDVSFISQTTVDSGYHDKSNRYPYSQQTSAESFSHSFGLSQSRNDVQQNWNSLPSRPNKPTNQLEYLDDSRFKSPLLLLDRSSQDSVGSVSQTIDEKLANIWPKLPIPALTHAPLAVIWEITRAALHCKVSLDQFDLLYEPNDSWHDQSSLRDTISNHHLFHGKSLPPSSDPVAWHTALGDFQTKFKTVTLSADLVYNQDSTGPLYSLQLHPLKLELGHRLARRFGADRFLEITIPSPSGSGSADEEPDVLKKDPKSLEKIVDWLTKPEHYFLGRTWRPFFVRNVKGKKISGTNRNTAVDRVYFFACDANNFRPSAAGGISPLAEALETKARTKMKLSGLLKWAIGIDNERNSEQPVTKLFSRLALSLSRTWPTVILEKHQIINKPEDLTCGGMVMNDGIGRISPSLARKVSVALGLSDCPSCFQGRLGSAKGMWLIDVDSEEDSERDWVETYPSQRKWKCDFEDPHHRTLEIRNWPSELRSASLNQQFIPVLEARSPQPDAMRRAVSEHLQRALHADLGEQAAAMKEPMSLRLWIHQSGPSKNDRSLDGSAGFLAGLPNDNADRVAFLLDSGFDQRRMKYLRELVWEMSYIYMAADFSSTLEEGEVHLSFSTKFQAEGFSDTLLENMDILVARAPAHLPSDIQRVRVVSRPELRKLKDVIIFSTKGTIPLADKLSGGDYDGDMAWVCWDQNIVRNFDSAPLPQKLDFIKSGYLRKVTTQFKDILDQDACVEFVSRAFLFNLQPSFLGRCTKYKERLCYFQNSVQDRDAIHLSQLLGYLVDQSKQGIEFTEEDWKQYAKEKGSRRPDAKGRLHILDYLRFDVADTVIDEVLTSFNKTVKANNAIPYDEDLTKLCNIYEERSKTSAGCSQLLKYLRGKINVLHDEWRVIKSRNGTDDSKFATKADSMYQRWIDIQLPAELLASGEFPELVHDFNKNSAMSNWELLKASTAFKNHYNNGYKFVWYMAGKQLGFIKAMAHRAPGETSKVMVIPEMWGILRPDKKLITSLSLQREAARDSESAVALEEVFDFDDNGTVIDDA, via the exons ATGTCTGGCCCCTTGGGGTCTCAAGGACAGAATCGGTCtacgctggagctggaccGCATCATTAGCAGGCTCAACGATGACTTTGCACTGCAGCTTTGCAAGCCGGATGTAACACTCTCTCCTCGCAAATATCGCGAACGGCAGCGGAGTGATGAGGAAGCCCGGATCGACGACATTTACCAGAAAATCCAACAGTTGCATTATCGAGGAGACAACCG TCCTACCCGGTATCTCTCTACCAGTCTTCGAGCTCTGCTCCAGGAGCGGCTCTTGAGAATTCTTCGTGATATCAACGGCCTGGAATCAAAACAATTAAGCAAGAGAATGTCCGAAGTGACTGCAAATCACTCTCAGAAGCGGCCCAAAGGCCAGCCGCCTCACAGGTATGAACACCATGATGCAGTGGATGCTCTCCCTGTCCGCTCAAGCGGTTCATTTGCGGACAGTGGTGTCTCATTAGCCTCTGGAAGTCATCGATCTATCGGAGAAGTTATTCAACCACTTGCTCAGGAGCCATCTTTTGATCAGACTTTTGGTTCAAGCAGAGCTTCTTTCCCGTCTGAAGTCTTTTCCTCAAAGAATACGCAAGACGTATCCTTCATTAGCCAGACGACTGTCGACTCTGGATATCATGACAAGTCAAATCGCTATCCATACTCACAACAAACATCAGCCGAATCTTTCTCACATTCATTTGGATTGAGCCAAAGCCGAAACGACGTGCAGCAAAATTGGAATTCTCTCCCTAGTAGACCAAACAAACCCACCAACCAGCTGGAGTACCTGGATGATTCGCGATTTAAAAgccctttgcttttgttaGACCGCTCTTCCCAAGATAGCGTCGGCTCTGTGAGCCAGACGATTGATGAAAAACTTGCTAATATTTGGC CTAAATTACCAATCCCAGCGTTAACACATGCACCTTTGGCTGTGATTTGGGAGATTACAAGAGCCGCTCTTCACTGCAAGGTTTCACTGGACCAATTCGACCTATTGTATGAGCCGAATGATAGCTGGCATGATCAAAGCAGCTTGAGAGATACAATCTCAAACCATCACTTGTTCCATGGCAAGAGCTTGCCTCCGTCCAGCGATCCGGTGGCATGGCACACAGCACTGGGCGACTTTCAGACCAAATTTAAGACCGTTACACTCTCGGCAGACTTGGTTTACAACCAAGATTCGACCGGGCCATTGTACAGTCTTCAATTACATCCGTTGAAACTCGAGCTGGGTCACCGACTGGCGCGCCGATTCGGTGCCGATCGCTTCTTGGAAATTACCATTCCATCGCCGTCGGGTTCGGGTTCGGCGGATGAAGAGCCTGATGTCCTCAAAAAGGATCCAAAGAGCCTTGAAAAGATTGTAGATTGGCTTACAAAGCCGGAGCATTACTTTCTTGGGCGGACTTGGAGGCCATTCTTCGTGCGCAAtgtcaagggcaagaagatttCTGGGACAAACAGAAACACAGCGGTAGACAGAGTCTATTTCTTTGCTTGTGATGCTAATAATTTCCGCCCTAGTGCAGCTGGTGGCATCTCGCCGCTGGCAGAAGCGTTGGAGACAAAGGCCCGCACGAAAATGAAGCTCAGTGGTCTGCTAAAATGGGCCATTGGTATTGACAACGAACGCAACTCGGAACAACCAGTTACCAAACTGTTTTCTCGCCTGGCACTGA GTCTCAGCCGAACGTGGCCAACTGTTATTCTCGAGAAGCATCAGATCATCAACAAGCCCGAAGATCTAACGTGTGGTGGCATGGTAATGAATGATGGAATCGGCCGCATATCGCCAAGTTTGGCCAGGAAGGTTTCCGTGGCTCTTGGGTTGTCTGACTGCCCAAGTTGTTTTCAAGGTAGACTGGGGAGTGCAAAGGGCATGTGGTTGATTGATGTGGATAGCGAGGAAGACTCCGAGAGAGACTGGGTTGAAACTTACCCATCACaaaggaaatggaaatgCGATTTTGAGGATCCTCATCACCGAACTCTCGAGATACGAAACTGGCCATCTGAATTGAGATCAGCATCTCTGAATCAGCAATTTATCCCGGTACTAGAGGCGCGATCACCACAACCCGACGCAATGCGACGCGCAGTTTCCGAGCACCTACAGAGAGCCCTGCACGCTGACCTTGGTGAGCAAGCTGCCGCCATGAAAGAACCCATGAGTCTCCGATTATGGATTCACCAATCTGGTCCTTCAAAGAATGATCGGTCGCTGGATGGGTCCGCAGGATTTCTGGCTGGTCTCCCCAATGACAACGCGGATAGAGTCGCATTTTTGCTCGACTCTGGATTCGATCAGAGGAGAATGAAGTATCTCAGGGAACTTGTCTGGGAGATGT CCTATATTTACATGGCTGCGGACTTTTCATCAAcgcttgaagaaggagaggtgcatctctccttttccacGAAGTTTCAGGCCGAGGGATTCTCCGACACGCTACTTGAGAACATGGATATTCTAGTAGCAAGAGCCCCAGCCCATCTCCCTAGCGACATCCAGAGAGTCAGGGTAGTATCTCGACCAGAGCTTCGAAAGCTAAAGGACGTCATTATTTTTTCGACTAAAGGAACTATACCCCTTGCCGATAAGCTATCAGGCGGCGACTATGACGGCGACATGGCATGGGTATGTTGGGATCAGAATATTGTTAGAAATTTCGACAGTGCTCCCTTGCCTCAGAAATTggatttcatcaagagcGGATATCTTCGCAAGGTGACTACGCAATTCAAGGACATTTTGGATCAG GATGCCTGTGTAGAGTTCGTATCGAGAGCATTTTTGTTCAATCTACAGCCCTCATTTCTCGGTCGATGTACGAAGTATAAAGAGAGGCTCTGCTATTTTCAAAATTCTGTTCAAGATCGAGATGCCATACATTTAAGCCAGTTGCTTGGCTACTTGGTTGATCAGAGCAAGCAAGGTATTGAGTTTACTGAGGAAGATTGGAAGC AGTATGCGAAAGAAAAGGGATCCCGAAGGCCTGATGCTAAGGGCCGATTACACATACTCGATTACTTGAGATTTGATGTCGCTGATACGGTTATTGACGAAGtcttgaccagcttcaacaagACCGTCAAAGCGAATAACGCCATACCTTATGATGAAGACCTTACAAAGCTCTGCAATATATATGAGGAGAGGTCAAAAACTTCTGCTGGCTGCAGCCAGCTTCTGAAATATTTGCGAGGCAAGATTAATGTGCTTCACGACGAGTGGCGTGTCATCAAGTCTCGAAATGGCACCGACGACTCCAAGTTTGCCACCAAGGCAGATTCCATGTACCAGAGGTGGATTGATATACAGCTACCGGCAGAATTGCTCGCGAGCGGCGAATTTCCGGAGCTGGTTCATGATTTTAACAAGAATTCGGCCATGAGCAACTGGGAACTCCTCAAAGCCTCGACCGCATTCAAGAACCATTACAACAATGGTTACAAATTCGTCTGGTACATGGCGGGCAAACAACTAGGTTTCATCAAAGCGATGGCGCATCGTGCCCCAGGAGAGACATCAAAGGTCATGGTGATACCGGAGATGTGGGGTATCTTGCGACCGGACAAGAAGCTCATCACGTCTCTGTCGCTACAGAGAGAGGCTGCTCGAGATTCGGAGAGCGCGGTGGCACTTGAAGAGgtgtttgactttgacgacaACGGCACTGTTATTGACGATGCTTGA